TGTTGATACCTCTCTTTGGCATAAACTACATAATATTTGCCTTTATGCCTGACAACATCCACTCAAAAATGAGGATGGTGTTCGATCTTGTTCTGGGGTCTTTTCAGGTAATACATCCCATAACATCCATCTGAAGTTTATCACTTATTGACACATGCAATGAATAGGATCTGAGGTAATCCTTCTGTGAGATTGGACTGTTGCATTTGAATGGTTAATTTAGTATTTTTGATAATGAGTTAGCTGATTTACTGAGGATTAAAGTGGATATAAACGCCAAGAGGAAAGTGCCACAATGGAAACCGAGCAGCGGAAAGTATTCCTAATTTATAACCATTTGGCTCAGAATGATATCTCCTGGGAACATATCCCAGACATCTAGATGATGAACCTCCTGTCTGAGCCTGAAGTTGGTCATAATCTTACCATCATTATTCATAGCAAAAATGTTTTGAGTGTTTCTCCAGCTGTGCTATCAAGCACAGTTTGCTTTTCAACAGCACCTCTTCTTTTATCTGCTTTTCTCTTCAACAGGGTTTTGGTGTGACGGTCCTGTACTGCTTTCTGAACGGAGAGGTGAGTATTCTCAAACAAAACACAGCTCTTTGAGATGTTTACTGTCCTTTCATGTCACCAAATCCCCATTTACCTAACCCTCCTGTGTGTCATACCCTGTTAACACTCCTCCTCAACTGTTTGCCTACCACCCCACCTCTGCCGCAGGTGCAGTCAGAGATTAAGCGTAAGTGGCGCAGATGGATGCTGCAGAGGTTCCTGGGCGCTGACACTAAGTACCAGCAGCCCTCCATTGGCAGCAACGGCAACAACTTTAGCACCCAAATCTCCATGCTGACAAAAAGCAGCCCCACAGCAAGACGTGCATCTGCATGTCAGGAGCACCTCTCCGCAATCTGAAGCCCATCGAAAGTTGACTCGCCAcgtttcatcatcatcatcagccgCAGCATGGCATTTCAGTACTGAAACTGAATTCATTTGTTGTACGTTTCTGCGTTAGCTGTCaaaaaatgagagctgctcAGCGTTTTTTCTTACCCTGAGTGAAAGGTCACCTGACACTAACATGGAAACACTGTGTTATAAAAGAATGGCTGAAATTCTTACAAAAAAATAGCACTGTCATTTTTACAGATTGCATTAAGGTAAGTTTGGTCAGGAGACGTTTCATGACGCTGGAACTTGGCTGCACAGACAGGCAGGTATTTACACAAAGGTCAGAGACACATTGACAAATAGGCAAGCAGGTGAGTCATCTACATTTAGTCATCTCGAACTTACCATCGgcaatggttaaaaaaaaatcagtcgtCGGAGCAACACGAGTGGCTGTCCAGTAACATGCGACTGCAGGCACAGATAACTCTGACCGCTTGTCACCGACAGGAAATGCGGCTCTTGGCCAATATTTTACATATGATGCTAAGTAATAGATGGATAAAGCCTGAGACAAGTTGCATTCCATAAGAAGcaggacgtttttttttttatcacaaagATCTTTTACACAAGAAGACTCAAACCACTTAATCTAATGACCCATGTTGTGTAGGGACAAATGGTAACAACATGAATGACATTGTCAGGATGTTCTAAACCGTAGTCATTGGAGAGTCTTATGTTATAGCCAGTGTACTGGACGTTTGTATCCTGTCTGTGACAGTTTTATATGGGGCATacactttgctgagtaactgcCAGATAACATTCCAGAGGAGACACTGAAGCTGTGGCTTGTGAAATTTGGCTCAGATTACATAGGCTTTTAGTTTTGTCTAAGTGCACAGTCTCATAACAGATGGAGCGGATTGCATGAGCCCACCATACAAAGAATTGTAGACAATTAAGTGGTAACAGTAACCAACTTCCAGTAATTAGACTGCATGGATAgttcatttgatttatttattgttgaTATTTTTGTTCTAGTGCCACCAGCAGGTAGAGAGTTCCACTTGCGAGACAATACCGTACTGTTGTCATAAACAAGGTGGATTATGTACATAGTTCTGAGGTGATAAATCACAATAGTTAATTCCAAAGCTTTTCTCTTATGCTACCAAAACAAATTCAAGATGGATTTCCATCAAATTTAGTTCAGACATTCATGTTTCCCTCAAGggattttcctttttaattctTTAACTGGGGTTGTGTGAAGTATTCATGAGTAGTTTGTGAGTACAGCTAATTTTAGTGTTGTCAGATTACTACTTGGcatacttgttttattattgggAGTGTTGAATTCCCACTGGGTTCACACTACACAAATGATCAGCAGAGTCTCCCTGTTTTCATTCATGTCCCATGGCGATACAACTGATGATTCAATATATTTTGCTTATCTGGTTGTTTAATGGAACTGGCAGCTTATTTCCTCAACTTTTTTATGGTGTTGCACACTGGAAACAGCTCCCCGTGTCCCCATACTTTCTAcccttttctctctttcatgcTTGCTGTATGTTTGTTGTCTTCATCTTCTGGGTTTCCCCCTCTCGTGGCCTCTCACCCTGTCACTTGTGCTCTCATTGCCTGCAGCTCTTTGCTTTGGCCAGCTCACAGCTCCCTCCATGCTGACTCCTTTAAAAGATTTAACTTCCTCAACCCTCACAAATCACATCTTAAAAGCATATATACACAGCGGTGATGAACGAGTAagccactgatttttttttttttcagaacttGGACATTTGTTCGTGATGTTTATCTATATTACACAGCAGTCAGGGCGCTGTCAGTCTGGACTGGAGCATTAAAAAGGATTCCTGACAGGCGAGCCGAGCTAACAGCTTCGGAGAATGTAGCCACCAGAAGCTTCATTTTTCAACATTTAAAACAGCTCAAACCTCTTAAGTATCAAAGTTGTGTACGACACAAATTGTTCTTAAGTACTTCACACAATCCCACTTAAAAAAGCCTGAAATATCTCTTTCAAATAAAAGTATTGATTCTGTAACCTTTCCACTTGTGCCATCAGTGTCACGTGTTCAGTTTTTCCAATACTTTTGATTTGTGACCAAATGTCTGCAAAGCTAATGTTATTTGTTTTCAGCTTTAGCTGTCCTTTATTTCTTGCACTTATGAGATGTTAATCTAAgatggtgacaatagtaatCATCTAATCTGTGTAATATCACCATGTTAGCCTTGTTCCGTGGGAGCATGTTCACATACAGATGTATTTATCTCAAAGTACAGCTTCTGCAAGCTTGTCTTTGGACTCTGTCTTGTTCGATGTAAATATAATTTATCGAGCTAAATGCTTCATTCATCATGATTGCTGGTCTTCTCTTCAATATCGGATTTATTTGAAGTCATGTCCTCATACATACAGGCTATGGTATTGTGACAGTAGGACTCATGTGGGGTTTTCATGTTTCCTGTAGATCCTGCTTCTTGTGATTGTACCAGTGagtttaaaactaaaaacaaggtTGAAATAACTGAACGTACCTCAAACTAAATGTCTCAGCTTTTGTTGTATATATGATTAAGCTGtaaatatgaatgaaaatgtgttcATAATGTGTTTGACGGTGATACTCTTAGTGCTCAGGTGTCGAACTAGGAAACAATGTTTACATTTAGAACTACGTTCCTCACTCGTATTTGCATTATGTCAGTATAACGTTGACGGTGTTTCTTATTTGTCGCCATGTAACGTTTTTAAACAATTGTTGTACTGTTCAGTATGTGGAGTACGATATAAAGATGTTATTGAACAAATGGAAATGAATACGACCATTTGCACTGTGGATGTGGCTTCAGTATTGTTCCTGCTCAGTCTGTAAGAATCAGCACTGAAATCAACATAATCACGATTGTCTTTATTACCTGAATACAGCATTACATGTAGAAAATAAATTTATTGAGATACAATACCAaacaaaaatgtacaaatacACATTTTAGCTTTTAATATCTAAATTGGGTGTGATGCTCTTATCTTCCCCTCCAACCCTACTGTGTCTGTCTCCCCCTGCTGTAAAAAAATGGATAAAACAATTTGATGCTGATTTCATAATCCTTCCCTCAATTTCAGTTGCCCTGAATCATTTTGTATTTTGGGCCTGTATGTTCATTTAATACGGTGCTAGCTAAGTCCTTCATCATTAACCTTGTGGGCTGAAAAGTTCAGTTGGGTTATAACTTGGTGAGACGGAGAGTGTTGAGACGAACTGGAAGAATGGTGGATCCCTCTGCAAAACCCATTTCACGCAAAatcccattccagctgttttcCGACTCATCATATCTGTGGGAAAGATACATGTGTTAATGTTGGTTGTACTTGTAGTAACCTCAGATAGTAATAACAAGATCTCAGTAACCTACATTTAGGTCTACAAAGAATGAGATAACTGCATCTTTTAAACTAAAGGAAGTTTTATTTCCTTTATTGTACCAGAAATAACTTGTGTACTGAAGTACTCAAGTGTACGATTTTTTTGGAAGCATATGTTTGAGAACAGAAAAGAGCTTTTTCACAGCAAAACTTGTTATTGCAGGCAAAGCAACTGTGATGTGGTGTTCAGGTTAGCGGGCCTACATGAGCTAACATCTACAACAATGGGAATGGAGCTAGCCTGCAATCATTGTCATAATGAAGTATAAGCCGGGATGTATCCTATAGTTTGCCCTATCCCTATTTTGGATGCTTTGTAAAATGTTAATCTCACGAAACAATATttcattcacaatagaacatagaaaacatgatATAATAGAAATGAGAAACTCTAAAATTCTATTGAAAATATTTGCTCATCTTGAACGTGATGACGACAACACGTCTGAGAAAAGTTCCCTCTTTCTTTTTAAGACAATCTGTAAAGGTCTGGAAACTGAGGCGGccagttgctggacctttggaaGAGGAACGTTGTTGGATTCTAGCTGCccaacagtcctgggtcttcttagtcatattttgcatttcgcgatgcaccaaatgttttcaaTTAGGGAAATGTCAAGACTGCAGGCTTtgatagatgcagtatgtggtttaggATTGTCTTGTTGAAGTATGCAATAACTCCCCTTAAAAAGACTGGATGGCAGCATATGTTGGTCTAAAGTTCAATTTAAATGAGCTTTTGCTCAGAGGTGACGTTATTATTTTCCCgtttggcttcttctttgcatcaTAGAGCTTGTGGATAGCAtgttgaactgtgttcacagataaTTATTTCTGGAAATGTTCCAGAGGCCATGCAGTGATCTCCATGACGTGATCGTGCTGCTGAGGGTCTGCAGATCACGGGCTTCCAAACCTccgtatcttttttttttatctttggatGATGGCAGGAATTTTAAAAGTCTTCATTATTCTAGAATTTCTCCacagagaaaacattttttagatggagttttgcttttttccccatctttacttctgagaacCTCTGAGgtactctctttttttttttatctctatgaagttgctgacctgttgccaaaTAACCTAATTAATTGCAGCAAGTtcttccagctgtttctttttcgTAACACTTACTTTTATAGCTTTTGTTTAccccatcccaactttttttgagATGCATCAAATTCAAAGGAAATCTGACAGTTGTTGTGATATAGTAAAATGTCACACTTTCAGTAATTGATACATTGTCTATTGTGGATAAATTTGTTCATTCATGAGGtttggaaatcactgcattcaGTTTTCATTCACATTTTAAACAGCATCTCAACATTTCTGACCACTACTTAAAAGAAGATGAGTGACATGCAGGAGCGCAGGAAGGATAGATTTTCAGTTGCTCAATTCTGCCCTTTAATTAAATGGAATTTAATtgatttggttttttttaatagtATTTGCTGATGATGGGTAAAACATTAATAATCCCTCGACTTCGGTTACAAACTAAACTCGGGATTTTCCGTTGAAAACCAATCTCATCTGTGAACAGCATCCAACTTTTCTTCATTGTGTTGTGTGGGTGTCCCCTCCTGACATGTCTGAATGTATTGAAAAACAACTGCTGATGTAGTCACTATGGGTTCCTTCACAGAATGCTGCCGCAAATCTGAGAAAATGGGGACTTGCATTTTTTCAAGCTTGTTCGTGTCATCTGTCACTCATTTAATTCCCTCTACAGGTAATCAGTGAACTGCACTGAAATCTCAGCCACTGAATCGTTTGACTACATCATCaaacaaaaagggaaaattGTTCCTTTTTTCCCCAGCTCTTGTCATCACATCATAGTCAACATGTGTAGTTGGCTCTCACCTCCAGAAGTCTGTCATTTCTGTTGGGACGGGATCCTCACTGGTTTCACTGGGCATCATGGCAAAGCCCCCCATAGCATACAGGAAACCTCCCATTGTGATCAAATTGAGGGAACTACGCTCCTGGGGGAACTCTGTGAACTCAGACCACCTGTAAGATAACAgaaccacacacacattcacacacacatggaagGAATGGTGTTAAATTAGCTGGCACGTGCGCCAGAACAACAGGTGGTATTTCACAATGACTCTATGAGTCATTGTGCTACTGTGGACAGATGCTTCACTTCATAACGATTAGACAAAGTGGTTCgtaaagaacatttaaaaagaagaaaagaaaacagatttGCCTCACTTGTTAGTGGCTATGTCATAGACTTCCACAGAGCTGGTAAGGCCTGAGTCTGTGACTCCTGTTGCCACAAAGATCTGGTCATTGTGGACGGTGATACCAAACAGAGAGCGGGCTGTCTTAAGAGGAGCCAAGTCCTTCCATTCAAACTTAGTAGGGTCGTACACAGAGACTCTTCTCATGCATTTCCTGCAAAAAACAATTCATACATTGTGTTAAAGGGGTTAGGGATTGATTTTATACATGGAATTCGGTTCACTACTTAAGAATAGTGCAACTCAtcctgtcattgttttgaaaataactgatgatgtcatccaGTTTGGCCTGGGCTTGtactttatacatacatttatgttttttaaCAGATATACATGGATGTCTCAGGTTAAAAGGAAGTGAGCAATTAGGAGGTGGGGAGGAGGAAAATGGAGGAATCTGAATGATCTATTTTAATGCATTAAAATGACCTAAAACTTAATCAAAGACAGTCATCCAATATTACATATATGTAAGGAATAAAAATCTGTGAACCGCAAAAATTAGCAATTAAATTGAGGGTGAATTTAGATTCAGATGTTTTCATTCAGTGGGATGACAATCAAGTGTTGGCGTACACcctgttctttttttaacagaGATATATCAAAGTCTGATCTTCCCGACATGTCTGTGCAAGTGTATTAAAGAAGCACAGATTAAAGAAATTTCTGAGGACTTTAGAGAAATGAGAGGCATGGTGGTGGTAGTGTCATGGCTTGTGTTTGGGCTTGTTTTATTGTAAAAattctaaaagaaaagaaaagttcgGATTCCTCTCTGTGAACTGATATTGAAGAGAAAGTGTACCATatggaaaaaaaacctaaaGCACAGTTTATAACACTTAAATATTGTTAAAAAAGCCAAAATCGTGACCATAATCCAATAGAAATATTTCTCTTGTGAGGAAAGCTGTTAACATCCCAGAGTTGGAGCTTTTCTGTCTGGAGGGAAGGGCTGATATTCCTAAGATTTGTTGTGTAGGGCTGATTAACATTTACTAGAAACATTCTAATATTTTCATTAATAAATAAAGTtgggttcttttttttgttttactttgtaaAAAATGACAATGGTTTAGGTCATATTTAGCAGTAGTAAAGTCGACTTTAAAGAGCTCACACACTCTCAAGCAGCACTGTGATGACAGATGATGCTGAGTTACCTCCTGGGATAATGGTTTTGATCTTTTAAAATTAGGCAAACTAACCATTCTACCTTATGATCATTTTACAGGTGCTGAATGAAGAAATTAAAGTAATGGTAATAGtatgcattttcaaaatgtgttTCATGTGTTACTCACTTGCTCTCAGACTTTCCTCCAATAACATAGACGAGACCTTTGTGTGATACCGTTCCATGACCATATACTTCATACGGCAGCGGGTCAGACTCTCCCCATTTGAATGACCTGCGTGCAAAGGAACAACAATTCTGCAGATTTGCTGAGTTTGCAATTTTCAGATCATCGAAAAGATAAACGCAAAGTGAATGAGCAGAGAGAGAGCACAGGAAAATCCCTTTAGCTGCCTGAAAAACAGAAAGTTTTATTAGAAATTATGGGAAGCAGAATCTCCGACTCAAGATGGGCAGATTGTCGAGGAAATACACAACAATAAAAGAAGATTCAAAGAAGAACAGTGACGAGAGAAATGTCAGAAATGGATGATGTTCACatataaatgacaaaataagaGAATGAACGTGTACCACTACTATACATTTGTTTTAGGGATGCAATGGTTGTGTGGAGAAAGGGGAGTCTGAATCATTCCCGatttgtttctttcttctgtttttctacTATATGGGATGTTTTTGTAATGGAAAAGcaacaaagaataaaaaaagttgAGAAAATCTTCAAAAGTACTTCAGCGTACTAAGTGGAGTCTTATTTAGTGAATAACAGGTTTTGTTTTCCAGAATTTTGATCATGGATACAGTGGACAATCAGTGGTAGATTGAGCTTACTGTCTGTCATAGATCATAACTGAGTTCAGGGCGTGCTCTCCTTCCTTTAGTTCCTTTCCACCAACAACAAAGATGGAGTTTTCAACTTCAGTCAGCCCAAACAGACAGCGAGGGTTTGGTTGTGAGGGCATCCCCATCCATTCCGAACTTACTGGATCAAGCTATGGATGAGAATAAGGTAATGTGGGAATTAGATTGACCAGAAATCTGTAAATATGGGAAGCTATTAAATTTttaaacagctgtttgttttcagtctgtGATGAGCTACTGATTGTTTTCACGACTGGCACATTACCTGTAGGAAGTAAGACTTGAATGGTTCATCTTTGTCCTCCTCATTGTAGAGAAGTCCTCCAATAGCGAATATCTGGTTCTCCTTTGTCACCAGACTGCAGTGGTTCTTAGGAATCTCTGTCGATTCTGACACCACATAGCACTCATTTCCTATCGGGTCATAGGCCATAGTCCCAGTGTTGTTGATCATAAGCATTAGGTCCATTTCAAACATCCCAAAGCGAGGGTTGTTGTTGAGTATCCCCGGCAGGTATCCTTCCTCCTCCGTC
The sequence above is drawn from the Odontesthes bonariensis isolate fOdoBon6 chromosome 14, fOdoBon6.hap1, whole genome shotgun sequence genome and encodes:
- the LOC142399269 gene encoding kelch-like protein 40a encodes the protein MAAMTIDPVQQPRMYQQTLLQDGLCDLLENDKFVDCVLKIQDKEFPCHRLVLAASSPFFKAMFLSDLEESKKREIVLKDVDASVMGMILRYLYTSDINLTEQNVQDIFMIANMYQIPSIFSVCVTYLQEKLVLANCLAIFRLGLLLDCPKLALAAKEFICERYQIVVRDQDFLQLGPSELALIITSDALNVEQEELVFESLMDWVKHDETKRLKDLPELLHCVRFRLIPTDYFKEKVERHQYIRLNQEIMKELELVKDAHRGRLPKPKKLSSDEAKGGEGSEDEETEEEGYLPGILNNNPRFGMFEMDLMLMINNTGTMAYDPIGNECYVVSESTEIPKNHCSLVTKENQIFAIGGLLYNEEDKDEPFKSYFLQLDPVSSEWMGMPSQPNPRCLFGLTEVENSIFVVGGKELKEGEHALNSVMIYDRQSFKWGESDPLPYEVYGHGTVSHKGLVYVIGGKSESKKCMRRVSVYDPTKFEWKDLAPLKTARSLFGITVHNDQIFVATGVTDSGLTSSVEVYDIATNKWSEFTEFPQERSSLNLITMGGFLYAMGGFAMMPSETSEDPVPTEMTDFWRYDESENSWNGILREMGFAEGSTILPVRLNTLRLTKL